In Thauera aromatica K172, one DNA window encodes the following:
- a CDS encoding NAD(P)H-hydrate dehydratase, which produces MFSTAQPIYPVRAIREIEDQLVPSAKPPLMERAGRAAAEDAVRLILDRPGAILIACGPGNNGGDGFVMARQLTQAGREVVVAFAAVPERLPAEAAKAHADYLAAGGTIVSDLPAAPASGWALVVDALFGIGLARPIEGRYAGWIDTLNAQPAPRMALDVPSGLDADTGQPLGTTFRATHTTTFIALKPGLLTNDGPDYCGEISVQRLDIEAPAWVPVRGQAIRPALFRAHLRPRARNTHKGNHGDAGILGGNTGMVGAALLAGRAALWLGTGRVYVGLLDEHGPSVDCSQPELMLRRAHALPERLSALAVGPGLGTQPAAEGLLAAALGRPVPLVLDADALNLIGTDVALQSALAAREAPSVLTPHPAEAARMLGCDTACVQGDRLHATLEIARRHRALVVLKGCGSIVATPDERWFINGTGHPGMATAGMGDVLTGLVVGLLAQGWPAESALLAAVHLHGAAADRLAREGIGPVGLTASETIDAARGVFNGWLIEAQRDPRITPPQRPIR; this is translated from the coding sequence ATGTTCTCCACTGCCCAGCCCATTTATCCCGTTCGTGCGATCCGTGAGATCGAAGACCAGCTCGTTCCCAGTGCGAAGCCGCCGCTGATGGAGCGCGCCGGGCGGGCCGCCGCTGAGGACGCCGTCCGCCTCATTCTCGACCGTCCGGGGGCGATCCTCATCGCCTGCGGCCCGGGCAACAATGGTGGCGATGGTTTTGTCATGGCCCGCCAGCTCACCCAGGCGGGCCGCGAAGTCGTGGTCGCCTTCGCCGCCGTGCCGGAGCGTCTGCCCGCCGAGGCGGCCAAGGCCCATGCGGACTACCTTGCCGCCGGCGGTACGATCGTCTCCGATCTGCCTGCCGCTCCGGCCAGCGGCTGGGCGTTGGTTGTCGATGCCTTGTTCGGCATCGGCCTCGCCCGCCCGATCGAAGGACGCTACGCGGGCTGGATCGATACCCTCAACGCGCAGCCGGCGCCGCGCATGGCGCTCGACGTTCCCAGCGGCCTCGACGCCGATACCGGCCAGCCGCTGGGGACCACTTTCCGGGCGACGCATACCACCACCTTTATCGCCCTGAAGCCCGGCCTGCTCACCAATGACGGCCCCGATTACTGTGGCGAGATCAGCGTCCAGCGCCTCGATATCGAGGCCCCCGCGTGGGTTCCGGTGCGCGGCCAGGCCATTCGCCCGGCGCTGTTCCGTGCCCATCTGCGCCCGCGTGCGCGCAACACCCATAAGGGAAACCATGGCGATGCCGGGATCCTCGGCGGCAACACCGGCATGGTCGGTGCCGCGCTGCTGGCCGGGCGTGCCGCGTTGTGGCTCGGTACCGGGCGCGTCTATGTCGGCCTGCTCGACGAGCATGGGCCTTCGGTCGATTGCTCCCAGCCCGAGCTGATGCTGCGCCGCGCCCACGCCCTGCCCGAGCGCCTCAGTGCGCTCGCCGTCGGCCCCGGCCTCGGCACTCAGCCTGCGGCCGAAGGCCTGCTTGCCGCTGCGCTCGGGCGTCCCGTTCCGCTCGTGCTCGATGCCGATGCCCTCAATCTGATCGGCACCGACGTCGCGCTGCAATCCGCGCTCGCCGCACGCGAAGCTCCCAGCGTGCTCACGCCGCACCCGGCCGAAGCGGCCCGCATGCTCGGCTGCGACACCGCCTGCGTGCAGGGCGACCGTCTGCATGCCACGCTCGAAATCGCCCGCCGCCACCGTGCCCTGGTCGTGCTCAAGGGCTGCGGCAGCATCGTCGCCACACCCGACGAGCGCTGGTTCATCAATGGCACGGGCCATCCCGGCATGGCGACCGCGGGCATGGGCGATGTCCTGACCGGCTTGGTCGTGGGCTTGTTGGCCCAGGGGTGGCCCGCCGAATCAGCCCTGCTGGCCGCCGTCCATCTGCATGGTGCCGCCGCCGATCGGCTTGCCCGCGAAGGCATCGGTCCGGTGGGGCTGACCGCCAGTGAAACAATCGATGCCGCCCGTGGGGTTTTCAACGGGTGGCTGATCGAAGCCCAGCGCGATCCGCGCATTACACCTCCTCAGCGACCGATCCGCTAG
- the nadC gene encoding carboxylating nicotinate-nucleotide diphosphorylase, with protein sequence MLSEQLRVEIQRNVAASLAEDIGTGDLTARLVAADTEARGRVITRENAVICGTAWFDAAFAALSPAAVVHWHVKDGDTVQAGQVLCDIIARARVLLTAERTALNFLQLLSGTATVTRRFVDAVAGTRAKIVDTRKTLPGLRLAQKYAVAIGGGTNHRVGLYDGILIKENHIIAAGGIREVVAEARAIAPSNVFIEVEVENLGQLREALDAGVKMVLLDNMSLDDMREAVSVAAGRAELEASGGVNLERVRAIAETGVDRISIGTLTKDVRALDLSLRHVEA encoded by the coding sequence ATGCTTTCCGAACAGCTTCGCGTCGAAATCCAGCGCAACGTCGCCGCCTCGCTCGCCGAGGACATCGGCACAGGGGATCTCACCGCGCGCCTGGTCGCTGCCGACACCGAGGCTCGTGGCCGCGTCATCACCCGCGAAAACGCAGTGATCTGCGGCACCGCCTGGTTTGATGCCGCTTTTGCCGCGCTCAGCCCCGCGGCCGTTGTGCATTGGCATGTCAAGGATGGCGACACGGTACAGGCCGGGCAGGTGCTGTGCGACATCATCGCCCGCGCCCGCGTGCTGCTCACCGCCGAGCGCACCGCGCTCAACTTCCTGCAGCTGCTTTCGGGCACCGCCACCGTTACCCGCCGCTTCGTCGATGCCGTCGCCGGCACCCGGGCCAAAATCGTCGATACCCGCAAAACCCTGCCGGGCCTGCGGCTGGCGCAAAAATACGCCGTCGCCATCGGTGGGGGGACCAATCACCGCGTCGGTCTCTATGACGGAATCCTGATCAAGGAAAACCACATCATTGCCGCCGGGGGCATCCGCGAAGTGGTTGCAGAAGCCCGCGCGATCGCCCCGTCCAACGTGTTCATCGAAGTCGAGGTCGAAAACCTGGGGCAGTTGCGTGAAGCGCTCGATGCCGGCGTGAAGATGGTCCTGCTCGACAACATGAGCCTCGACGACATGCGCGAAGCGGTTTCGGTCGCCGCCGGGCGCGCCGAGCTCGAGGCCTCCGGTGGTGTCAATCTCGAGCGCGTGCGCGCCATCGCCGAAACCGGCGTGGACCGCATTTCCATCGGCACCCTGACCAAAGACGTCCGCGCCCTCGATCTGTCGCTTCGCCACGTCGAAGCCTAA
- a CDS encoding Gfo/Idh/MocA family oxidoreductase yields the protein MTLDWLIGPVESVMAYTGTLARDIEVEDSGVAAIRWRSGAMGTLNVTMLTYPKNLEGSITLLGEKGTVRIGGVAVNEVQHWEFDEKRPEDNEIQHASYATTSVYGFGHPLYCDNVINTLQGKAEPETDGREGLKSLELLIALYLSARDGKRMSLPLEY from the coding sequence ATGACGCTCGACTGGCTCATCGGTCCGGTCGAATCCGTCATGGCCTACACCGGCACGCTCGCCCGCGACATCGAGGTGGAAGACTCCGGCGTCGCCGCCATCCGCTGGCGCAGCGGCGCCATGGGCACACTCAACGTCACCATGCTCACTTACCCCAAGAACCTCGAAGGCAGCATCACCCTCCTCGGCGAAAAGGGCACGGTGCGCATCGGTGGCGTCGCGGTCAACGAGGTCCAGCACTGGGAATTCGACGAAAAGCGCCCTGAAGACAACGAAATCCAGCACGCAAGCTATGCCACCACCAGCGTGTATGGCTTCGGCCACCCGCTCTACTGCGACAACGTGATCAACACCCTCCAAGGGAAGGCGGAACCCGAGACCGACGGCCGCGAAGGCCTCAAGAGCCTGGAACTGCTGATCGCCCTGTATCTCTCGGCACGCGATGGCAAGCGCATGTCGCTGCCGCTGGAATACTGA